TACGACTGCCGCGATGCAAGGTGATCCTCGGGTGTTGATGCGCCGTTACCAGAATATAAGGATAAGACTTATCGTCCCGCAACAATACATTATATTTAGGCTTGTACTGCTTAATATAATTATTTTCAAGAATGAGCGCTTCGGTTTCACTGTGCGTCACCGTAATATCCATTTGATGAATATTATTGACGAGCGCTATGGTTTTAACTTCATTGACTGAGGTTCTAAAATAAGATGAAACGCGCTTTTTAAGGTTTTTAGCTTTACCAACATAAATAACATCCCCAGCCTCATTGTACATACGGTACACGCCAGGTTGTTCAGTTAATGTAGCAAGGAAAGCTTTATAATCGAAAGGGATGTGACTCACTGACTAAACAAAAAATTTATAATTTGTTAGCGTCTAGCATACCATGGCGGATTGCCAAATGGGTAAGTTCAACATCGCCGCTAATATTTAACTTTTCAAACATGCGATAACGATAACTATTAACGGTTTTAGAACTAAGATTTAATTGATTAGAAATATCCTGAACTTTCTCACCTTTAGTGATCATCAGCATTATTTGCAACTCGCGCTCTGACAATGAGTCAAATGGGTTATCTTCGTTACCACTGATTTGCCCTAGTGCCATTTGCTGAGCAATATCAGGCGCTAAATAACGCTGCCCTGCATTGACCTGACGGATCGCTTTAATCATTTCGTCTGGACCGGCACCTTTAGTCAAATAACCTGCTGCACCAATTTGCATAACTTTCGCCGGGATTGGATTTTCAGTATGAACTGTTAAAAAGATCACTTTGGTGTCTGGGCAAAAGCGTAAAATCTTTTTTGTCGCTTCAATACCACCAATACCTGGCATATTCATATCCATTAGCACAACGTCAGGGTTATTTTTACGACAAAAGGTAACGGCCTCTTCGCCCGTCTCTGAGTCACCTACTACTTTAATGCCACGCACATCTTCTAAAATACGTTTGATTCCGGTACGCACAAGCTCGTGGTCATCAACAAGTAATATGTTTATCAAGAGACACCTCTAACAACAAGATATGAAGTAAGTCACTGAGCAGTCACAAATTGCCCGTCGAGACTAAGGTTATTTATCTAACGAAGTTAACAAAATATTATGAATTGTAAAGAGAATTATTTGACAGAAAACGAAAAGATTAAGCGCTAAGCCAGCGTTTATATCGTTTACCGATAATTAAACAGATAAGATCTAAATAAACACACTGATTAACATAATTTTAAAAAATTATTAACGTTGAGTGTGGGAGGTAATTATTAACTTGATGATACACAGAAGGAGTGGCGGTGAGATAGGGATTTGAACCCTAGATACGCTATTAACGTATGCCGGTTTTCAAGACCGGTGCTTTCAACCACTCAGCCATCTCACCGCAATTTTAAATTGCAAATACGATAATTTGAAAGAGTGGCGGTGAGATAGGGATTTGAACCCTAGATACGCTATTAACGTATGCCGGTTTTCAAGACCGGTGCTTTCAACCACTCAGCCATCTCACCGCAATCAAATTATCTGTTCCCATGACGAGTCACTGGAACGGCGCGCATATTAAGACCTTAAACTTAGCTTGTAAAGAGCTAATTCATGAAAACTTTATCCAAATGGCAAATATTAGGTCCGTTAGCTTAATAATTGTTCACTTAGCGAAAATATCATCAATAAGGTTGAATTGTTAGCTCAATGTCATAATATGTCAGTTAAAGATGATCTTGAAAAGGATTGCGTTAGTAACTATATCAAGTACCATCTAGTAAAATTATTTTAAACACTCAAACACTTTATAATTTAAAGTGACAACGTTAAATGAGGGTAAACAAAATGGAAAATAGAACTATCTATACTCAAGGTTCTGCTTCGGTTCTTGAAACCAATAAGGTATTGCGTAATACCTACACCTTATTAGCCATGACACTCGCCTTTAGTGCGGTAACGGCGGGTATCTCTATGGCAATGGGCTTTAGCCATATGATGGGCTTAGTTTTCTCATTAATTGGTTTCGGCTTAATGTTTGTAGTTAATAAAAAAGCAGACAGTGCTGCGGGTATCTACTGGGTGTTCGCATTTACTGGTGTTATGGGATTGGCAATTGGGCCTTTACTTAACCACTACCTTGCACTACCTAGTGGCCCAACCATTGTTGCTCAAGCTTTAGGCACAACAGCATTAGCGTTTTTTGGCTTATCAGGCTACGCATTAACTACTAAGAAAGATTTCTCATTCATGGGAAGCTTTTTAATGATAGGTTTAATCGTGGTTATTGTTGCTGGCATTGCTAACATTTTTTTGCAAATCCCAGCCATGAGCCTAGCGATTAGCTCTGCTGTTGTTTTAATTATGTCTGGCTTAATTTTGTTTGATACTAGCCGTATCGTAAACGGTGGCGAAACTAACTATATTCGCGCAACGGTAGGCTTGTACTTAAACATTTATAACTTATTTACTTCACTACTTCATTTAATCGGTGCTTTTAGTAGCGACGACTAATTTAGTATACTGCTTTTACCACTACAAAGCCCCGCGAGTCGGGGCTTTGTTGTTTTTAAGTGTTGTTATTTTTAGATGTTGTGAATGTCGCATGGCAAAATTTTTACTCTTTGTAACCAGTGGTCCCGAAAATCAAGCTGCATACTCAGCATTGAATTTTGCGAAAGCGGTTACGCAAAAACATGAATTAGTTGGTGTATTCTTTTATGGTGAGGGGGTTTACAACCTCAATGGCTTAATGTGCCCACCAACTGATGAAATTAACATAGCAAAAGAATGGCTTGCTTTGACAAATCAATCGGTAAGGCTAATTGCCTGCTCAGCGGCAGCGCAGCGAAGAGGCATGCTCAATAAACAAGAAGCTGAATATCATGGTGTATCTGGAGAAAGTCTTTTCTCCCCCTGTGAGATCGCCGGTTTAGGTGAGTTAATTGTATTGCAGCAACAAGTTGACAAGGTAGTACAGTTTTGAAAACCGCAATAGTAAACAGACATTCACCATTTCAAATTGACGCGGGGCGTGAAGCGCTCGATCTGGCCTTAATTCTCGCAACATACGAACAAGATGTCGCCCTATTCTTTCAAGGCCAAGGCGTATTGCAGCTTAAACAGCATGATAAAGCTAGGCTTGATAAAAAAGACTACACTGCGACATTTAAAGCGCTTGAGTTATACGACGTTGAACATGTATTCGCGCTTAAATCTGACATAGATAAATACCAAGTTGACATTGAGCAATTAGACTTTGCCGTTACGCTGCTAAATAATCAAGAATACGCGGCCACCCTCGCCGGTTTCGATCAGCATTGGAGCTTTTAATGAGCCTCTTAATTAACTTAACTCGTATTTTAGATATTGACGAAAATGATCGCCTTGTACAATTTGCCACTGAACAACAAGCCAGCATTTTATTGAGTCAAGACGGCGTATACAGTTTACCTCAAGTCACTGTAGCCGCTGCTAAAACAGAAATAAGTTTGTACATTTTACACGATGATGCCTTGGCTCGTGGTGAAACAATACAAACAACGCAAGCAAACTTAACCAAGATAAATTACGCTGACTTTGTTGAGTTAACCTTACAGCACCACTCTGTCTTTAATTGGTAATGATGATGAAACCGACTTTATTATTTAATGGTCAAAATATAGAACTCGACAAGCATGGCTATCTTTGCCACATTGAAGATTGGAATGAACAACTGGCAGTTGAACTAGCCGCTACTGAAAATATCCAATTAACAGCCGCGCACTGGGAAGTGGTTAATTTTGTCCGCCAGTTTTATTTAGAGTTTAATACCAGCCCTGCGATGCGCGCATTAGTCAAAGCGATTGGCAAGTCTTTAGGGGAAGAAAAAGGCAATAGTAAGTATCTTTTTAAGTTGTTCCCTAAAGGCCCAGCCAAACAAGCGACTAAAATTGCAGGTTTGCCTAAGCCAGCTAAATGCCTCTAAGCGACATTAAATGCACCGTGCTCTCACCTAAATGCCTACATATTGGCACTTAGTGTTTCCCAAACACCCAGTGCCAAATAAGCAATGCCGAGTATAACGCCTACTGTAATCATCCAGTAAACTGATTTTAAAAAAAACCTGACTACGCCCCCTTCCTGCTTTTTACCACTCGAAGCCGTAGATTTCGCTTTTGCATCAGTACTTTTGGTTTTTTCTTTGTTATCGCGACTCATAAACGTTAATACCTTGTTAAATGATACTGTGCGATTCTAAAGCATTTTTTAGATAAAAAAAAAGCATTGCGTTAACAATGCTTTTTTCAAATTAAATGTAAGCACAATGCTCGTATCTTGCCTTAACGTCTTACTCGCCTAGTTGCGTTAAGCCACCCATATAAGGGATCAGTACATCAGGTACGCGAATAGAACCATCCGCTTGCTGATAATTCTCTAAAATAGCCACTAATGTACGGCCGACAGCCAAGCCTGAACCATTGAGAGTATGAAGCAACTCTGGCTTTTTCTCACCCTTACGACGGAAGCGAGCTTGCATACGACGAGCTTGGAAATCACCCATATTAGAACAAGAAGAAATCTCTCGATAAGTATCTTGCGCTGGTAACCAAACTTCTAAATCAAAGGTTTTAGTCGCACTGAATCCCATATCCCCAGTACATAACACCACTTTACGATACGGTAATTTTAACAACTGAAGTATTTTTTCAGCATGACCCGTTAATTCATCCAAGGCAGCCATTGAGTCTTCAGGCTTAACCAGTTGTACTAATTCAACCTTATCAAATTGATGCTGACGAATGAGACCTCGTGTATCACGACCTGACGAGCCAGCCTCTGAGCGGAAGCAAGGAGTGTGGGCAGTCATACGTACTGGCAGTTGAGCTTCATCGTAAATTTCATCACTTGCCACATTGGTCACAGGGACTTCTGCAGTCGGGATTAAAGACATACCTAAACCACTTTCTGTCGCCGGTTTGGTATGAAATAAATCTTCACCAAATTTAGGTAACTGCCCTGTACCGTATAAGGCTTTGTCATGCACCAAATAAGGTACATATAGCTCAGTATAGCCGTGTTCAATGGTATGAGTGTCTAACATGAATTGCGCTAACGCTCTATGCAAACGCGCAATTTGCCCACGCATCACGACAAAACGAGAACCCGATAATTTAGCCGCTGTTTCAAAGTCTAGGCCATTACCAACACCCGCACCTAGATCGACGTGATCTTTAACTTCGAAATCAAATTGCGGGATATCACCCCAAGTTGATACTTCAACGTTTTCATTTTCATCTTTACCCAAAGGTACAGAATCATGCGGTATATTAGGAATAGTCGCGGTTAATTGATTTAACTGAGTTAACACTTGCTCCAATTCAACTTTAGCCGCGTCCAATTTGTTACCTAAATCACTCACCTCAGCCAATAACGGCGCAATGTCTTGCCCTTGCGCCTTAGCCTTACCGATATTTTTAGAACGCGAATTACGTTCGTTTTGCAATTCTTGGGTTTTAACTTGCAGCGCTTTGCGTTGCTCTTCTAACTCTGTATAAGTTGCGGCATCAAACTCGAAACCACGAGATTGCAATTTGGCAACTGTAGCTTCTAATTCATTGCGAAAATGTTTTGGGTCTAACATTTATATTCCAATTAACTTTTAATAAATATCGCGAAGCGGCTACCTAACCAAACGGCCAGTAAGCACACACTTACATTCAACACCATATTGAAGCCAGCTTTTAGCCAAGCACCTTGCTGAAACAACAAATAAGTGTCCATCGAAAAGGTTGAAAATGTGGTTAAAGCACCTAAAAAACCAATCCCAACCAAGGTTTTCCATGGGATAAGCTCTAACAGCCCTTGTTCAATTAATCCGTATAAAATACCAATCAACAAAGAACCAAGTACATTAACTAACAAAGTCCCGTATGGAAAGCCTTTGCCAAATAAACTAAGCGCTAATTCAGACAAGAAATAACGCAGGCAAGCTCCTAATGCACCGCCAAGGGCCACAAATAGATAAATACCTAGGTTATTAAGCAAAGTTTAATTCCAATGGGTATAAAATTTAGAGTTATTATAACGAAGAAGTGAAATAAATATAGTCAAAGCGATCAGGTTTTAGGGGAAGCCGTCAAGCTTCGAATCCCCATGAGCATATGCTCTATTATGTGATTGGGGTGAGTAAGCGCTGACAATGAACCATAAGACCTGAGCGAGAAGACTATATCTATTCTGATGAATAAATTGATAGATAAACTTCCATTTATTATTTTGGCAGTTTTATCCAAAAACAACCGCCTTCCTCGCTCGACTCGTATCCCACTAACCCATCATGCAACTCTAATATCTTTTGACTTAGCGCTAAGCCTAAACCAGCTAAATATTCTTGATCAGAAGAAAGTTTACCAAATGCTTTAAACAAATTAGCTTGATCCGTTTCTGTAACGGTTTGGCCTTGATAGTTAATACGTAACCACAAGTAATCACCCGAATATTCACTAGATACATCTAAATACGAGTTTTCTTTAGCTAATGATAATGCGCTATCCGTTAAATTCGCTAAAGCTTGCGCTATTTTACTTCTATCTGCGTGCACGGGGTCAAAGTTAATATCAATTTCAATGTTTATTCCCCGCTCAGCAGCGCGAGCATAAATTTGCTCTTCAACGCCACGCCACGCGTCAATAATATGAAAGGTAGACCAATTTAAATCGGGTTTAGTTAGCAACTTAGCGTAGTGTTGCACGCCACCTAACATATTTAACATGTTATGGGTTGAACCTTGAATGGTCTCAATGCAGCGCACTAATTTATCGGGTTGGTCTTTAAATTGGCTTAAGGCTAAATCAATCAGATTATGAATATTACCTAATGGTTGGCTTATATCTTGATTCACCATATCAAGCAGTAGATTTTGACTCTCGTTAAACTCTTTTAAGCGCGCTAAATCTAATATACGGTCTAGGTTTTGATTAACTCGCGTGATCAGTTCTTCATTATTAAATGGCTTAGCAATGAAATCATTAGCACCGGCTTTTAGAAAAGCGATAGATTGATTTGAATTATAAACGCCACTTACGCCAATCACCGCAACTTCATTAAAGCCATGCGTTTTACGCAATTCACTGGTCATATCAATACCGCTTTTGCCATCCAATTCCCCGTCAGCGATCACCAAGCGGATCTGCGGTTCTTCATGCATAACTTTCAACGCTTGCTCGGCATTTTCAGCCGCGTAAACTTGCAATAGCTGCGCTTCGAGAATGTGAGTCAATAATCGACGAGCAACCCGAGAATCGTCAACGACCAAAACTTTCGTTTTCATGTTACGCAATAAACGGCGAATTGCTTCAATAACTAAAACAAAAGCGTTGGTGACTTTTTTAACAACGTAGTCAGATACATATTTATGACTCTGGATGTCTTCACGCATCGCGTCTGAAATATCTGCTGTTAAAATAATGGAAGGAATTTTAAAAGGCGCTATTTCATCCATGATCTCACCATCAGGAGAGTCAGGTAAATGCAAGTCAACAATCGCTATACAAAACTCATCGCGATTATTGGATAAATGATCAAGCGCTTCTTCTTTAGTGCCAGCTATTTCAAATGGCAATCCTATTTCATGTTCAATATGAGCAGCGATAATAGCCGCATAGGTTTTGGTATCTTCAATGATTAGGATTTTTTTCATAACAACGAGAAACAGCCAAACTAAGTTATCAACTTACGTAAGAAGTCATAAAGCGCACGCAACTTTCACGCAATTTTGATATTGCAGATAATGACCGCTAGTTTAACACGGAAATGTTGTCAGGGATTAGGCTAAGCTTTATTTTTATCAAGTAGTTATCAAAAGTAGCTGATTTTCAGCTACTTACCTTTATAAGCCTGCTCGTCAAGCGAACGTAAATATTCGAGTTTAGAAGCAATTTGTTTTTCTAATCCGCGATCAGTAGGGAAATAAAAACGGCTGTCGACAACCTCTGCAGGTAAGTAAGTTTCACCTGCAGCATACGCATTAGGCTCATTGTGAGCGTATCGATACTCAGCACCATGCCCCATCTCTTTTAATAAACTAGTAGGTGCATTGCGCAAATGAATAGGCACATCATAATCAGGCTCGTCTGCTACCTGACGCTTAGCATCTTTAAAGGCTTGATACACAGCATTACTTTTCGCAGCACACGCCATATAAACTGCCGCTTGGGCGATTGCCCTCTCCCCTTCTGCTGGTCCCACTCGAGTAAATGTGTCCCACGCATTGACCGCTAATTGCATTGCCCTTGGATCGGCATTACCTATATCTTCAGATGCAATAGCCAATAAGCGCCGAGCCACATAAAGCGGGTCGACACCCATTTTTAACATACGCGCATACCAGTACAGAGCAGCATCAGGATTAGAGCCACGTACCGATTTATGAAAGGCCGAAATTAAATCATAAAAGATATCGCCGCCTTTATCGCCCGCTGCTGGCCGGTATTGAAACAAGCTATCAATGTCTGACTGGGATATTACACGCTGACCTTGTGGATTTGGCTCTATCATATCGGCCAATGTTTCCATTGTATTCAGCAGGTTTCTCGCATCACCATTTGCAAGGTCAACCAGCGCATGGCCGATTTTGTCGTCGTAAACTAAAGTAGCGGCTTCTTGGCTTTTATCAGGACGCGACTTAAGCGAAGCCAGCACATGCTGTAGCTCAACCGATGAGTGTTTTTTTAAAAGGTAAACTCGCGCTCGGGATAACAAGGCTCGATTTAATTCAAATGAAGGGTTCTCTGTTGTTGCGCCAACAAAAATTACCGTACCATCTTCAATAAAAGGTAAAAATGCATCTTGCTGGCTTTTATTGAAACGATGTACCTCGTCTACAAATAATAAGGTTTTTTTTGCAGACTGCAGCGCGACAGCTTTGGCATTTTCAATAGCAGCTCGTATATCTTTCACACCTGAAGTAACGGCTGACAAGCGCTCCACATGCGCATTGATATAGTTAGCAATTAATTCCGCTAGGGTTGTTTTACCCGTGCCTGGCGGCCCCCACAAAATAAGTGAATGAACTTTACCTTGTTCAATCGCTCTACGCAGGGGTTTACCAATGCCAAGAATATGGCTTTGACCAATATATTCATCTAAATGACTAGGCCGCATGCGCGCAGCCAAGGGTTGGTTTACAGAATCGAAATCAAACACGGTAATTATTGACGTTGATCGTCTAACTCAACGCCCTCAGGCAAGCTGAAAGTAAATTGCTGACGTGTAAGTTGAGGTGCCATTTTAAATTGACTAAATTGATAATGGCTATTTTGACCTTGCCTATCAGAAACAACCAATTTATCGACCGCAGAAGAGCCTTTTACAAAAGTGACTTCAATCGATTCAACTAAACTTTTTTCATCTTTCACTCGAATTTTGAAGCGGTTGTCATCAAGTTGACTAACCTGATAGCCCTGCCATATTTCATCTTCTACTTTTAAAAGCAATAAAATAGGGTTATTAAGCAAGGCCTCCTTTAACCAAACCGCCGTCACTTGCTCGATGAATGGATCGTAAAACCAAATGGTTTCGCCATCACATTGTAAAATACTTTCGTCGGGCTCTTGTGTATGCCACTTAAACAAATTGGGTTGTTTTAATTGTGTTGAACCTGTCGCTGATTGTATTTCTACATTGTCACTATCAAACACTTGCTGGGTAAAATCACTGGTAAATGCATTTAAACCGGCAATTTTATTTTTTAACGTCTCAGTGACATTATCCGCCAATACAGATGTACTCAAGCTACACAATAGCGAAAACGTGAGTAGTTTGCTTTTAACTAAAAATTTCATAAATCGATTAATTACCTAATGTTAATCTTTTGGCGCAGCAGGTGCTAACACTTCACGTGCACCATTATGCCCTGCTGAACTAACGATACCGCTCATTTCCATTTGCTCAACAATATTAGCAGCTCGGTTGTACCCTATGCGGAATTTACGTTGCACACTTGAAATTGAAACTTTTCGAGTTTCGGTAACAAAAGCAACCGCTTCATCAAATAATGCATCATATTCGTTGTCACCATCGGCTTCCGGCACTTCACCCGGTAATAAAATTTCTTCTTCACCATTTAAGACATCGTCAATGTAATTTGGTTTCCCACGTAATTTCCAATCGGCAACCACAGCATGTACTTCATGGTCATCAACAAAAGCCCCGTGCGCCCGCGTTAATACATTCGAACCTGATGGCATATAAAGCATGTCACCCATACCGAGCAAAGATTCTGCGCCCTGCTGATCCAAAATGGTACGAGAGTCAATTTTCGAAGAAACAGTTAAACCAATACGTGTGGGTATATTAGCTTTTATCAAGCCGGTAATGACATCAACCGAAGGGCGTTGGGTTGCTAAAACAAGATGAATACCCGCAGCTCGTGCTTTTTGAGCGATTCGCGCGATTAACTCTTCTACTTTCTTGCCGACAATCATCATCATGTCAGCAAATTCGTCAATTACCACTACAATACTTGGTAGTTTTTCTAATTGAGGAGCGGTTTCATCCATGCTGTCACCGGGTTGCCATAACGGATCGTGTAATGGTGTACCCGCCTCAATATTCTCGACCACTTTGGCATTAAAACCTTTTAAGTTTCGTACCCCAACCGCAGCCATTAATTTATATCGACGTTCCATTTCTCCTACACACCAACGCAGAGCATTAGAGGCATCTTTCATATCTGTGACCACTTCACACAACAAATGTGGAATATCTTCATAAACCGATAATTCCAACATTTTCGGATCAATCATGATCATACGCACTTCTTCAGG
This genomic window from Saccharobesus litoralis contains:
- the uvrY gene encoding UvrY/SirA/GacA family response regulator transcription factor, with the translated sequence MINILLVDDHELVRTGIKRILEDVRGIKVVGDSETGEEAVTFCRKNNPDVVLMDMNMPGIGGIEATKKILRFCPDTKVIFLTVHTENPIPAKVMQIGAAGYLTKGAGPDEMIKAIRQVNAGQRYLAPDIAQQMALGQISGNEDNPFDSLSERELQIMLMITKGEKVQDISNQLNLSSKTVNSYRYRMFEKLNISGDVELTHLAIRHGMLDANKL
- a CDS encoding Bax inhibitor-1/YccA family protein; the encoded protein is MENRTIYTQGSASVLETNKVLRNTYTLLAMTLAFSAVTAGISMAMGFSHMMGLVFSLIGFGLMFVVNKKADSAAGIYWVFAFTGVMGLAIGPLLNHYLALPSGPTIVAQALGTTALAFFGLSGYALTTKKDFSFMGSFLMIGLIVVIVAGIANIFLQIPAMSLAISSAVVLIMSGLILFDTSRIVNGGETNYIRATVGLYLNIYNLFTSLLHLIGAFSSDD
- the tusD gene encoding sulfurtransferase complex subunit TusD — encoded protein: MAKFLLFVTSGPENQAAYSALNFAKAVTQKHELVGVFFYGEGVYNLNGLMCPPTDEINIAKEWLALTNQSVRLIACSAAAQRRGMLNKQEAEYHGVSGESLFSPCEIAGLGELIVLQQQVDKVVQF
- the tusC gene encoding sulfurtransferase complex subunit TusC, coding for MKTAIVNRHSPFQIDAGREALDLALILATYEQDVALFFQGQGVLQLKQHDKARLDKKDYTATFKALELYDVEHVFALKSDIDKYQVDIEQLDFAVTLLNNQEYAATLAGFDQHWSF
- the tusB gene encoding sulfurtransferase complex subunit TusB is translated as MSLLINLTRILDIDENDRLVQFATEQQASILLSQDGVYSLPQVTVAAAKTEISLYILHDDALARGETIQTTQANLTKINYADFVELTLQHHSVFNW
- a CDS encoding TusE/DsrC/DsvC family sulfur relay protein; amino-acid sequence: MKPTLLFNGQNIELDKHGYLCHIEDWNEQLAVELAATENIQLTAAHWEVVNFVRQFYLEFNTSPAMRALVKAIGKSLGEEKGNSKYLFKLFPKGPAKQATKIAGLPKPAKCL
- the serS gene encoding serine--tRNA ligase encodes the protein MLDPKHFRNELEATVAKLQSRGFEFDAATYTELEEQRKALQVKTQELQNERNSRSKNIGKAKAQGQDIAPLLAEVSDLGNKLDAAKVELEQVLTQLNQLTATIPNIPHDSVPLGKDENENVEVSTWGDIPQFDFEVKDHVDLGAGVGNGLDFETAAKLSGSRFVVMRGQIARLHRALAQFMLDTHTIEHGYTELYVPYLVHDKALYGTGQLPKFGEDLFHTKPATESGLGMSLIPTAEVPVTNVASDEIYDEAQLPVRMTAHTPCFRSEAGSSGRDTRGLIRQHQFDKVELVQLVKPEDSMAALDELTGHAEKILQLLKLPYRKVVLCTGDMGFSATKTFDLEVWLPAQDTYREISSCSNMGDFQARRMQARFRRKGEKKPELLHTLNGSGLAVGRTLVAILENYQQADGSIRVPDVLIPYMGGLTQLGE
- the crcB gene encoding fluoride efflux transporter CrcB; the encoded protein is MLNNLGIYLFVALGGALGACLRYFLSELALSLFGKGFPYGTLLVNVLGSLLIGILYGLIEQGLLELIPWKTLVGIGFLGALTTFSTFSMDTYLLFQQGAWLKAGFNMVLNVSVCLLAVWLGSRFAIFIKS
- a CDS encoding hybrid sensor histidine kinase/response regulator, encoding MKKILIIEDTKTYAAIIAAHIEHEIGLPFEIAGTKEEALDHLSNNRDEFCIAIVDLHLPDSPDGEIMDEIAPFKIPSIILTADISDAMREDIQSHKYVSDYVVKKVTNAFVLVIEAIRRLLRNMKTKVLVVDDSRVARRLLTHILEAQLLQVYAAENAEQALKVMHEEPQIRLVIADGELDGKSGIDMTSELRKTHGFNEVAVIGVSGVYNSNQSIAFLKAGANDFIAKPFNNEELITRVNQNLDRILDLARLKEFNESQNLLLDMVNQDISQPLGNIHNLIDLALSQFKDQPDKLVRCIETIQGSTHNMLNMLGGVQHYAKLLTKPDLNWSTFHIIDAWRGVEEQIYARAAERGINIEIDINFDPVHADRSKIAQALANLTDSALSLAKENSYLDVSSEYSGDYLWLRINYQGQTVTETDQANLFKAFGKLSSDQEYLAGLGLALSQKILELHDGLVGYESSEEGGCFWIKLPK
- a CDS encoding replication-associated recombination protein A, whose amino-acid sequence is MRPSHLDEYIGQSHILGIGKPLRRAIEQGKVHSLILWGPPGTGKTTLAELIANYINAHVERLSAVTSGVKDIRAAIENAKAVALQSAKKTLLFVDEVHRFNKSQQDAFLPFIEDGTVIFVGATTENPSFELNRALLSRARVYLLKKHSSVELQHVLASLKSRPDKSQEAATLVYDDKIGHALVDLANGDARNLLNTMETLADMIEPNPQGQRVISQSDIDSLFQYRPAAGDKGGDIFYDLISAFHKSVRGSNPDAALYWYARMLKMGVDPLYVARRLLAIASEDIGNADPRAMQLAVNAWDTFTRVGPAEGERAIAQAAVYMACAAKSNAVYQAFKDAKRQVADEPDYDVPIHLRNAPTSLLKEMGHGAEYRYAHNEPNAYAAGETYLPAEVVDSRFYFPTDRGLEKQIASKLEYLRSLDEQAYKGK
- the lolA gene encoding outer membrane lipoprotein chaperone LolA yields the protein MKFLVKSKLLTFSLLCSLSTSVLADNVTETLKNKIAGLNAFTSDFTQQVFDSDNVEIQSATGSTQLKQPNLFKWHTQEPDESILQCDGETIWFYDPFIEQVTAVWLKEALLNNPILLLLKVEDEIWQGYQVSQLDDNRFKIRVKDEKSLVESIEVTFVKGSSAVDKLVVSDRQGQNSHYQFSQFKMAPQLTRQQFTFSLPEGVELDDQRQ